A genomic stretch from Hoplias malabaricus isolate fHopMal1 chromosome 4, fHopMal1.hap1, whole genome shotgun sequence includes:
- the mcat gene encoding malonyl-CoA-acyl carrier protein transacylase, mitochondrial yields the protein MSLVRVLRRRAVFCAACCKSSVFYCKKLSTLEQSPFSSERPPERRDEDKPEEQRRPRRTPGSVSVLLFPGQGSQFVGMNRALLGYSAVRKMFSVAQKVLGYDLLDLTLNGPEEELRKTVHCQPAVFISSLAAVEKLNDDNPEAVESCVAAAGFSVGEFAALVFSGAMEFAEALFAVKVRAEAMQKASDQTRSGMLSVIGRKQANYKHACLQAREHCLSLGIQNPVCSIANYLFPDGRVIAGHQEALDFLQKNSRQLYFARTRQLPVSGAFHTALMEPAVEPLRDVLQQLDVRKPEIAVHSNVDGKRYMHDKHVKRQLLKQLVSPVKWEQTLHEIYERTQGQGFPHTYEVGPGRQLGTTLQKCNMKAYKKYTHVDVGDPQDG from the exons ATGAGTCTGGTGAGGGTCCTCCGCCGGAGAGCTGTTTTCTGTGCCGCTTGCTGCAAGTCCTCTGTCTTTTACTGTAAAAAACTCTCTACACTAGAGCAGAGTCCGTTTTCCTCCGAGAGGCCCCCGGAGCGGAGAGATGAAGACAAGCCTGAGGAGCAACGGAGACCCCGGAGAACCCCCGGCTCAGTGTCCGTGCTGCTGTTCCCCGGGCAGGGCAGTCAGTTCGTGGGCATGAACCGAGCTCTGCTGGGATACAGCGCAGTGAGAAAAATGTTCTCCGTGGCTCAGAAAGTGCTCGGCTATGACTTGCTGGACCTGACTCTCAACGGCCCTGAGGAGGAGCTCCGGAAGACCGTCCACTGTCAGCCTGCTGTGTTTATCTCCTCTTTGGCGGCGGTGGAGAAACTCAACGATGACAACCCCGAG GCCGTAGAGAGCTGTGTTGCTGCTGCTGGGTTCAGCGTTGGTGAATTTGCTGCTCTGGTGTTTTCTGGTGCAATGGAATTTGCTGAAG CCCTTTTTGCAGTCAAAGTTAGGGCAGAGGCCATGCAGAAAGCCTCCGATCAGACTCGAAGTGGAATGTTATCTGTAATCGGAAGAAAACAAGccaactacaaacatgcctGCCTTCAAGCCAGGGAGCACTGCCTCTCTCTGGGGATCCAGAATCCTGTCTGCTCTATTGCAAACTACCTCTTTCCAGATGGAAGAGTCATCGCTGGACATCAGGAG GCTTTGGACTTTCTACAGAAGAACTCTCGACAGCTTTACTTTGCTCGCACACGGCAGCTGCCAGTGAGCGGTGCCTTCCACACGGCCCTGATGGAGCCTGCAGTTGAGCCGCTCAGAGatgtgctgcagcagctggatGTACGCAAGCCTGAGATCGCAGTACACTCCAATGTGGATGGAAAACGCTACATGCACGATAAGCATGTGAAACGGCAGCTCCTCAAGCAGCTTGTATCTCCAGTGAAATGGGAACAGACTTTGCATGAGATCTATGAAAGGACTCAGGGTCAGGGATTCCCACACACATATGAGGTGGGACCTGGGAGACAGCTGGGAACCACGCTACAGAAATGCAACATGAAAGCATATAAGAAATACACCCATGTTGATGTTGGAGATCCACAAGATGGATGA
- the bik gene encoding bcl-2-interacting killer, with protein MVEQVQEATSAVSPQAGPSEAETYTHFDNNMSERVAQLIGRQLAQIGDELNSRWREKLANQWPTHHRWQAYANVLNLGAFNRRMVASIWWSKFLPMVGASWMVPQFHIKACQTANKWIRWIYNPNFAYWFCRTKYVLAPAILLVTAAALSAVWKMFES; from the exons ATGGTGGAACAAGTGCAAGAAGCAACCAGTGCTGTTTCCCCCCAGGCTGGACCTAGCGAGGCGGAAACTTATACACACTTTGACAACAACATGAG TGAAAGAGTTGCTCAGCTCATTGGCCGTCAGCTGGCTCAGATTGGGGATGAACTGAACAGCAGGTGGAGAGAAAAACTCGCAAACCAATGGCCAACACATCATCGCTGGCAGGCGTACGCTAATGTGCTGAACTTAGGAGCTTTCAATAG GAGGATGGTTGCCAGTATTTGGTGGTCTAAGTTCCTGCCAATGGTGGGGGCTTCCTGGAtggttccacagttccacattaaGGCCTGCCAGACCGCTAACAAGTGGATCAGATGG ATCTACAACCCAAACTTTGCTTATTGGTTTTGCAGAACCAAGTATGTACTGGCTCCTGCCATCCTGCTGGTCACTGCAGCTGCCTTGTCAGCAGTCTGGAAAATGTTTGAGAGTTAG